A genomic segment from Mus musculus strain C57BL/6J chromosome 13, GRCm38.p6 C57BL/6J encodes:
- the Sox4 gene encoding transcription factor SOX-4, translating to MVQQTNNAENTEALLAGESSDSGAGLELGIASSPTPGSTASTGGKADDPSWCKTPSGHIKRPMNAFMVWSQIERRKIMEQSPDMHNAEISKRLGKRWKLLKDSDKIPFIQEAERLRLKHMADYPDYKYRPRKKVKSGNAGAGSAATAKPGEKGDKVAGSSGHAGSSHAGGGAGGSSKPAPKKSCGPKVAGSSVGKPHAKLVPAGGSKAAASFSPEQAALLPLGEPTAVYKVRTPSAATPAASSSPSSALATPAKHPADKKVKRVYLFGSLGASASPVGGLGASADPSDPLGLYEDGGPGCSPDGRSLSGRSSAASSPAASRSPADHRGYASLRAASPAPSSAPSHASSSLSSSSSSSSGSSSSDDEFEDDLLDLNPSSNFESMSLGSFSSSSALDRDLDFNFEPGSGSHFEFPDYCTPEVSEMISGDWLESSISNLVFTY from the coding sequence ATGGTACAACAGACCAACAACGCGGAGAACACTGAGGCTCTGCTGGCCGGGGAGAGCTCGGACTCGGGCGCCGGCCTGGAGCTGGGCATCGCGTCCTCCCCGACGCCTGGCTCCACCGCGTCGACGGGCGGCAAGGCGGACGACCCCAGCTGGTGCAAGACGCCCAGTGGCCACATCAAGCGGCCCATGAACGCCTTTATGGTGTGGTCGCAGATCGAGCGGCGCAAGATCATGGAGCAGTCGCCCGACATGCACAACGCCGAGATCTCCAAGCGGCTAGGCAAACGCTGGAAGCTGCTCAAGGACAGCGACAAGATTCCGTTCATCCAGGAGGCGGAGCGGCTGCGCCTCAAGCACATGGCTGACTACCCTGACTACAAGTACCGGCCGCGAAAGAAGGTGAAGTCGGGCAACGCGGGCGCGGGATCGGCGGCCACAGCCAAGCCAGGGGAGAAGGGCGACAAGGTCGCGGGCAGCAGCGGCCACGCGGGAAGCAGCCACGCGGGGGGTGGCGCGGGCGGCAGCTCCAAGCCCGCGCCCAAGAAGAGCTGTGGCCCCAAGGTGGCGGGCAGCTCGGTCGGCAAGCCCCACGCTAAGCTGGTCCCGGCGGGCGGCAGCAAGGCGGCTGCATCGTTCTCTCCAGAGCAAGCTGCCCTGCTGCCCCTGGGGGAGCCCACGGCCGTCTACAAGGTGCGGACTCCCAGTGCGGCCACTCCGGCCGCCTCCTCCTCGCCGTCCAGTGCGCTGGCCACCCCAGCCAAACACCCTGCCGACAAGAAAGTGAAGCGCGTCTACCTGTTTGGAAGCCTGGGCGCTTCGGCGTCTCCCGTCGGGGGCCTGGGAGCGAGCGCCGACCCCAGTGATCCACTGGGGTTGTACGAAGATGGAGGCCCGGGATGCTCGCCCGATGGCCGGAGTCTGAGCGGCCGCAGCAGCGCAGCATCATCGCCAGCCGCCAGCCGATCGCCCGCTGACCACCGCGGCTACGCCAGCCTACGCGCAGCCTCGCCCGCCCCGTCCAGCGCGCCCTCGCACGCGTCCTCCTCGCTCTcctcgtcctcttcctcctcctcgggCTCTTCGTCGTCCGACGACGAGTTCGAAGACGACCTGCTCGACCTGAACCCCAGCTCAAACTTTGAGAGCATGTCCCTGGGCAGTTTCAGCTCCTCATCGGCGCTCGATCGGGACCTGGATTTTAACTTCGAACCCGGCTCAGGCTCCCACTTCGAATTCCCGGACTATTGCACGCCCGAGGTGAGCGAGATGATCTCGGGAGATTGGCTGGAGTCCAGCATCTCTAACCTGGTCTTCACCTACTGA